In the genome of Paenibacillus pabuli, one region contains:
- a CDS encoding MFS transporter, producing the protein MSKLEVLRNPKQRKLLFSAGMSWLFDAMEVGMISFIVAALAKEWSLSPGQVGVLTSINSIGMALGALLAGALADRFGRKAILMWTLLVFTIASGLSALATGFAVLCVLRLIAGIGLGGELPVASTLVSESMPTAERGRAVVLLESFWAGGWIVSALIANFVIPEYGWRIAFAIGAVPAFYALYLRRAIQDPPRYKNNTKIKKITFREKVATVWSAPHRRTTLMLWILWFTVIFSYYGMFLWLPSVVMAKGFTLVKSFQYVLIMTIAQLPGYFTAAYFIERFGRKFVLVVYLTLTAVSAIAFGLATTEATILTAGICLSFFNLGAWGGLYAYSPELYPTSVRSTGVGLATSVGRIGGVLAPLMVGMLVQREVAISLIFTIFFVTILIGAAAVLFLGRETKGLELAE; encoded by the coding sequence ATGAGCAAACTGGAAGTATTGCGGAATCCCAAGCAGCGCAAGCTGCTGTTCAGTGCCGGCATGAGCTGGCTGTTTGATGCAATGGAAGTCGGCATGATTTCCTTCATCGTGGCTGCACTCGCCAAGGAATGGAGTCTCAGTCCCGGACAAGTCGGGGTGCTTACGAGTATCAACTCCATCGGTATGGCGCTAGGTGCATTGCTTGCGGGGGCACTTGCGGACCGTTTCGGCCGAAAGGCCATATTGATGTGGACTCTGCTTGTATTTACGATTGCGAGCGGCCTGTCAGCCTTGGCCACCGGATTCGCCGTATTGTGTGTGCTGCGTCTGATTGCCGGTATCGGCCTCGGTGGAGAGCTGCCTGTGGCATCTACATTGGTATCAGAGTCGATGCCTACGGCAGAACGTGGACGTGCGGTCGTACTGCTGGAGAGCTTCTGGGCAGGTGGCTGGATTGTATCCGCACTCATTGCCAACTTTGTTATCCCGGAATACGGCTGGAGAATTGCTTTTGCGATTGGTGCCGTTCCGGCGTTCTATGCGCTATATCTGCGCCGTGCCATTCAGGACCCGCCTCGTTACAAGAACAATACCAAGATTAAGAAAATCACGTTCCGCGAAAAGGTTGCGACGGTCTGGTCAGCACCTCATCGCCGTACCACGTTGATGCTCTGGATCTTATGGTTTACCGTCATTTTCTCCTATTATGGCATGTTCCTGTGGCTACCTTCGGTGGTCATGGCAAAAGGGTTTACCCTGGTCAAAAGTTTTCAATACGTGCTGATTATGACGATCGCACAGCTGCCAGGTTACTTTACGGCGGCGTACTTCATTGAGCGGTTTGGGCGAAAATTTGTACTTGTCGTTTATCTTACATTGACAGCAGTAAGTGCAATTGCTTTTGGACTGGCAACAACCGAAGCGACGATTCTGACCGCAGGGATCTGTCTTTCCTTCTTCAATCTGGGTGCTTGGGGCGGTCTTTACGCGTATAGTCCAGAATTGTACCCCACTTCCGTTCGTTCCACAGGTGTAGGTCTTGCCACATCGGTAGGCCGGATTGGGGGCGTGCTTGCTCCATTAATGGTTGGTATGCTGGTTCAGCGTGAAGTGGCAATCAGCCTGATTTTTACAATTTTCTTCGTGACCATCCTCATTGGCGCAGCCGCTGTGTTGTTCCTGGGCCGGGAAACGAAGGGCCTGGAACTGGCCGAATAA
- a CDS encoding SDR family NAD(P)-dependent oxidoreductase — protein MMKIAIVTGGSNGIGKATALELGKRGISVILTYNSYKDRAEAVVKEVEKNAGVRAVALKLNLTQISTFEGFALEVKQYLNDIWDRTTFDYLVNNGGIGGPMMFNEMTEEYFDNILNTNFKGPVFLTQHLVRFMDDHGAIVNTTSSSKNQSFPGYSAYGSLKAAFSTWTRYIAKELAPRNIRVNAVSPGPTHSNFGDGVFDKHPEFIKPLAEQSVFGRIGQPEDLAKVIVNILSDDFGWVTAQDIEVSGGHLL, from the coding sequence ATGATGAAAATTGCAATCGTAACAGGTGGAAGTAATGGCATTGGAAAAGCGACGGCTCTGGAGCTAGGCAAGCGCGGAATTAGCGTGATTCTCACATACAATTCCTATAAGGATAGAGCAGAAGCGGTCGTTAAGGAAGTGGAGAAAAATGCAGGAGTTCGGGCTGTAGCACTGAAGTTAAATCTGACCCAAATATCAACATTCGAAGGTTTCGCCTTAGAAGTCAAGCAGTACCTCAACGATATCTGGGACAGAACAACTTTTGATTACTTAGTTAATAATGGTGGTATTGGCGGACCTATGATGTTCAATGAGATGACCGAAGAATACTTCGACAACATTCTTAATACGAACTTTAAAGGACCCGTTTTTTTAACACAACACCTTGTGCGATTTATGGATGATCATGGAGCCATCGTTAATACTACGAGTTCATCCAAGAACCAATCATTCCCAGGTTACTCTGCCTACGGCTCGTTAAAAGCAGCCTTCTCCACATGGACTCGTTATATCGCCAAAGAACTTGCACCTCGCAACATTCGGGTCAACGCCGTTTCTCCCGGCCCTACGCATAGCAATTTCGGCGATGGAGTATTCGATAAACATCCCGAATTCATCAAACCACTGGCTGAGCAATCTGTATTTGGCAGAATAGGCCAACCAGAAGATCTTGCGAAGGTCATTGTGAACATATTGTCCGATGATTTCGGCTGGGTCACAGCCCAAGACATCGAAGTATCTGGCGGACACTTGCTCTAA
- the yaaA gene encoding peroxide stress protein YaaA codes for MRIIISPAKKMKIDTDLMAIAQMPQFINESEQLLSLLQKLSYDELKTMWKCNDAIAEQNVERIRNMNIKANLTPAIYAYEGIQYQYMAPGVFQHEELEYLQQHLRILSGFYGMLRPLDGVTPYRLEMQGRLQGPGFKSLYQFWGSKLADQLQAESNCILNLASKEYSKNITPFLKEETRMITCVFGQMVDGKLVEKATRAKMARGEMVRYMAERKITDVEDIRNFDRLGFVFSEENSDEGNYVFIYSEGK; via the coding sequence ATGAGAATTATTATATCACCAGCTAAAAAGATGAAGATCGATACCGATCTTATGGCGATCGCGCAGATGCCGCAATTTATAAACGAATCAGAACAGCTATTAAGTCTGCTTCAAAAGTTATCCTATGACGAGCTCAAAACAATGTGGAAGTGTAACGATGCAATCGCCGAACAGAACGTGGAGCGGATTCGGAATATGAATATAAAAGCAAATCTTACGCCAGCCATCTATGCCTATGAGGGCATTCAGTATCAGTATATGGCTCCGGGTGTTTTTCAACATGAGGAACTGGAGTATCTTCAGCAGCATTTACGTATCTTATCCGGTTTTTATGGCATGTTGCGGCCTTTGGATGGGGTTACCCCTTATCGCTTGGAGATGCAGGGCAGGCTGCAAGGTCCAGGTTTCAAATCGCTCTATCAATTCTGGGGCAGCAAGTTGGCCGATCAGCTTCAAGCGGAAAGTAACTGCATTCTGAATCTGGCTTCCAAAGAGTATAGCAAGAACATCACCCCTTTTCTGAAGGAGGAAACCCGGATGATCACTTGTGTATTTGGACAAATGGTCGATGGGAAGCTTGTTGAAAAGGCAACACGGGCCAAAATGGCGAGAGGTGAGATGGTGCGGTATATGGCAGAGCGGAAGATTACAGATGTGGAGGATATTAGAAACTTTGATCGGTTAGGTTTTGTTTTCTCAGAAGAGAACTCGGATGAAGGGAATTATGTATTTATATATTCAGAGGGAAAATAG
- a CDS encoding cell wall hydrolase, with protein sequence MMKNKFEMDQTCEMNEKNTMNEKHMMSEQHSVCEVVRVIENVGMNVMYSYSGNDRMSEINGRYDVIDLTPVEVMKDMKQMKVTSYIYSSDEEVRFDSRDQRLDLHELHTSTDHMEPITVSRKVTHRRGRKAGKKAGLVSMFLGACAMTLGLTVAAPSAGAQKLEQGVRSEHVLQLQEQLSDLGYFKAGLTGYYGSITKGAVRKFQQAQGLSADGIAGPATLNRLNKKAKAEGETLRQLAKLIHGEARGESFEGQVAVGAVVLNRVHSNAFPSSIPKVIFQKGQFTAIDDGQFNTKPTATSYKAARKALNGVDPTHGALYYYNPKIATSMWSKSRPTLLTIGQHDFTR encoded by the coding sequence ATGATGAAGAACAAATTTGAAATGGATCAGACGTGTGAAATGAATGAAAAGAATACAATGAATGAAAAGCATATGATGAGTGAGCAGCATAGCGTGTGTGAAGTAGTACGTGTGATTGAGAATGTCGGGATGAATGTGATGTACAGCTATAGTGGCAACGATAGGATGAGTGAGATAAACGGGAGGTATGATGTGATTGATCTTACTCCTGTAGAAGTGATGAAAGATATGAAGCAGATGAAGGTGACAAGCTATATTTACAGTTCAGATGAAGAAGTTAGATTCGATAGCAGGGATCAGAGGCTTGATCTGCATGAATTGCACACAAGCACTGACCACATGGAGCCTATTACCGTCAGCCGGAAAGTCACCCATCGCAGGGGGAGAAAGGCTGGCAAAAAAGCAGGTCTGGTCAGTATGTTTCTCGGTGCCTGCGCGATGACTCTGGGACTGACCGTGGCAGCTCCTTCTGCGGGAGCGCAGAAGCTGGAGCAGGGGGTTCGCAGTGAACATGTGCTGCAATTGCAGGAGCAATTAAGTGATCTGGGGTATTTTAAAGCTGGATTGACCGGATATTACGGTTCTATCACCAAAGGCGCCGTCCGTAAGTTCCAACAGGCTCAGGGGCTGAGTGCAGATGGGATTGCAGGTCCGGCAACACTGAATAGACTGAACAAGAAGGCCAAGGCCGAGGGAGAGACGCTGCGCCAGTTGGCAAAGCTGATCCATGGTGAAGCGCGCGGAGAATCCTTTGAAGGACAGGTTGCTGTAGGCGCGGTTGTCTTGAACCGAGTGCATTCAAATGCATTCCCGTCATCAATCCCGAAAGTAATTTTCCAAAAAGGGCAGTTCACGGCCATAGACGATGGACAGTTTAATACAAAGCCGACGGCGACCTCGTATAAGGCAGCGCGTAAAGCGTTGAATGGTGTTGATCCTACGCATGGTGCGCTGTATTATTACAATCCGAAGATTGCCACATCGATGTGGAGTAAGAGCAGACCGACCTTGCTGACAATTGGGCAGCATGATTTTACGAGATGA
- a CDS encoding prohibitin family protein has translation MKNSKTFRVGAITVALVIIVGVLLVTFFVTRIPNGYVGVVYSPNGGVKDSTLSQGWKLVGAFDKVTKYPIRIQTVEYKDIQIATSDGKNITIDFAYNYQVEPSKVSSIFNTFGPISIQEIEDTYLKTRFRDAARKGISKFTVIDVYGEKSSDAGVDVQQRFSDDVKELGFIVSNVTVGVPQPDAKTQEAIDKRVEASQELERKTTELEIAKKEAERKRVEAQGNADKLLIEAEGQAKANKELQQSLSSQLVEYETIKKWDGALPYVSGSNTPMIQLPGTKVEQNSSAGSVSP, from the coding sequence ATGAAAAATTCAAAGACGTTTAGGGTAGGGGCGATCACGGTTGCATTGGTTATTATCGTGGGAGTATTACTGGTGACTTTCTTTGTAACACGAATTCCTAATGGATATGTCGGGGTTGTATATTCACCCAATGGAGGTGTAAAAGACAGTACACTGAGTCAAGGGTGGAAACTCGTTGGAGCGTTTGATAAAGTGACGAAATATCCGATCCGAATTCAAACGGTTGAGTACAAAGATATTCAAATTGCGACTTCTGACGGAAAAAACATCACAATTGATTTTGCTTATAACTACCAAGTAGAACCAAGTAAAGTATCTTCTATCTTTAATACATTTGGGCCAATTAGCATTCAAGAAATTGAGGATACATATCTCAAAACACGTTTCCGTGACGCAGCTCGTAAAGGCATTTCCAAGTTTACAGTCATTGATGTGTATGGTGAAAAGTCATCCGACGCAGGCGTAGACGTCCAGCAACGTTTTTCTGATGACGTTAAAGAGTTAGGCTTTATTGTATCCAACGTTACTGTGGGTGTTCCTCAACCTGACGCCAAGACTCAGGAAGCCATCGATAAGCGTGTCGAAGCATCTCAAGAACTGGAACGTAAAACGACTGAACTGGAGATCGCCAAGAAAGAAGCAGAACGTAAGCGCGTGGAAGCACAAGGTAATGCAGACAAACTATTGATCGAAGCAGAAGGTCAAGCTAAAGCCAATAAAGAGCTTCAACAATCCTTATCGAGTCAACTCGTTGAATATGAAACGATCAAGAAATGGGACGGAGCCCTTCCATATGTAAGTGGGTCCAACACGCCAATGATTCAATTGCCAGGTACTAAAGTAGAGCAAAATAGCAGTGCGGGAAGCGTATCTCCCTAA
- a CDS encoding carbohydrate ABC transporter permease, with translation MKNRIQLSLFLLPGLLLYVALFVFPTLTGLFYSFTDWDGVSPSYAFVGMDNYKDSLSSIVFRKAFGNNVEFMLTVVIAQTFISLVLALLLVRNTKTRVVLRALYFLPAILSSVSVGLIWAFMYDPSIGLINYGLNEAGMGSMAHNWIGDPKIAIYSIAAVQVWAHAGQMMIVFIAGLQGIPAELYEAARMDGGSKWQVFRTVTWPLLAPSATIVVAYTTIQSFKAFDLIFTMTDGGPNYATEILTTYIYHTAFGSYSFGLASAGSMIFLVLLALLTLLQFKALRADRVSY, from the coding sequence ATGAAGAACCGTATTCAGCTATCCCTGTTTCTGTTACCCGGGTTGCTGCTGTACGTTGCACTGTTCGTATTTCCTACATTGACGGGGCTGTTCTACTCCTTTACGGATTGGGACGGGGTATCCCCGTCGTATGCATTTGTAGGAATGGATAATTACAAGGACAGTCTCAGCAGCATCGTATTTCGCAAAGCTTTTGGCAACAACGTGGAGTTCATGTTAACGGTTGTCATCGCACAAACCTTTATTTCACTTGTCCTGGCACTGCTTCTGGTACGCAATACCAAGACACGTGTGGTGCTTCGGGCATTGTATTTCCTGCCGGCAATTCTGTCCTCCGTATCGGTCGGTTTGATCTGGGCTTTCATGTATGATCCTTCGATCGGGCTAATTAACTATGGATTGAACGAGGCAGGTATGGGGAGCATGGCCCACAACTGGATTGGTGATCCGAAGATCGCCATCTACTCGATTGCCGCTGTACAAGTCTGGGCACATGCCGGACAGATGATGATCGTATTCATCGCAGGTCTGCAAGGCATTCCGGCAGAACTGTACGAAGCGGCGCGCATGGACGGCGGCAGCAAATGGCAGGTATTCCGTACCGTGACCTGGCCGCTGCTGGCACCTTCGGCAACAATTGTTGTGGCCTATACGACCATTCAGTCGTTCAAGGCATTTGACCTCATTTTCACGATGACGGATGGAGGCCCGAACTACGCAACTGAAATTTTGACGACATATATCTATCATACCGCCTTTGGCAGCTATTCGTTTGGTCTGGCTTCTGCTGGTTCCATGATCTTCCTGGTGCTGCTTGCGCTGCTAACGCTGCTGCAGTTCAAGGCGCTGCGTGCCGACCGGGTGAGCTATTAA
- a CDS encoding carbohydrate ABC transporter permease, whose translation MILKWFNRLILFVYALLILVPLYFVFVSSFKTSSNFFISPFSWPDPFTWDNLTGMFRNQPMWQYFGNSLVVTLGTVAIELLLSSMIAYAIVRWGGSVGKIVFALFVAGLIVPSQVSMLPIYSLTRTLGWSDSLTGLIVVSAAMLMPVSVFMLTGFMRMLNSEILEAGSMDGANEWRLYTRIALPLAAPSLAATATFLLVMVWNDLLIPMLMLTSKSKLTLPLALMQFRGEYVTNYPMMLTGVLVTAIPMIVLFLLLQRYFVAGLTAGSLKG comes from the coding sequence ATGATTCTAAAATGGTTCAATCGTTTGATCCTGTTCGTGTACGCGCTGTTGATCCTTGTTCCGCTGTACTTTGTATTTGTATCTTCGTTCAAAACAAGCAGCAACTTCTTCATCAGTCCATTTAGCTGGCCGGACCCGTTTACGTGGGATAATCTCACGGGCATGTTTCGCAACCAGCCGATGTGGCAGTATTTCGGGAACAGCCTGGTCGTCACGCTGGGCACGGTTGCGATTGAGCTGCTGCTTAGCAGCATGATTGCTTATGCCATTGTTCGCTGGGGCGGCAGTGTGGGCAAAATCGTGTTTGCCTTGTTTGTGGCGGGTTTGATCGTACCGTCCCAAGTGAGTATGCTGCCAATCTATTCCCTCACGCGTACGCTTGGATGGTCAGATAGCCTGACGGGACTCATTGTAGTATCAGCCGCCATGCTGATGCCTGTCTCCGTATTTATGCTGACAGGCTTCATGCGTATGCTCAATTCGGAAATTCTGGAAGCGGGCAGTATGGACGGTGCGAATGAGTGGAGACTTTACACCCGGATTGCTCTGCCATTAGCTGCACCTTCGCTGGCGGCTACAGCAACGTTCCTGCTTGTGATGGTCTGGAATGATTTGCTGATTCCGATGCTCATGCTTACCAGTAAGTCCAAGCTGACCTTGCCGCTTGCACTCATGCAGTTCCGCGGGGAATACGTAACCAACTATCCGATGATGCTCACAGGTGTACTGGTCACAGCCATTCCGATGATTGTGCTGTTCCTATTGCTTCAGCGTTATTTTGTTGCAGGTCTGACAGCGGGTTCACTGAAAGGGTAA